The Flavobacterium piscisymbiosum genome includes a region encoding these proteins:
- a CDS encoding DUF6891 domain-containing protein, whose product MTENEAFIYESIFNQVRMGFLSLDEIQENIIEEIEDNEFADEISEEWAFDKIREEYQKLLSESKQWESPTDTERLINAFDELCDENILALHNAGYTTTDGEYEVVEVERELQENEIESDGYCFYHEQDLARAIAVENPSLFIAFQKVDNSDDATTIEVGKRVAEVLINNDFKIKWDGSARTKIEIPGFRWQKIFDEDARDLQDYSEVVDRMVQ is encoded by the coding sequence ATGACAGAGAATGAAGCGTTTATTTATGAATCAATTTTTAATCAGGTCAGAATGGGATTTCTTTCTCTCGATGAGATTCAGGAGAACATTATAGAAGAAATTGAAGACAACGAATTTGCAGATGAAATCTCAGAAGAGTGGGCTTTTGATAAAATAAGAGAAGAATACCAAAAGTTACTGTCAGAAAGTAAACAATGGGAAAGTCCAACAGATACTGAAAGGCTAATAAATGCGTTTGATGAATTGTGTGACGAGAATATTTTGGCACTTCATAATGCAGGTTACACCACAACAGATGGTGAATATGAAGTGGTTGAAGTTGAAAGAGAATTGCAGGAAAACGAAATAGAGTCTGATGGTTATTGTTTTTATCACGAACAAGATTTAGCAAGAGCAATCGCTGTTGAAAATCCAAGTTTGTTTATCGCTTTTCAGAAAGTAGATAATTCTGATGATGCAACGACGATAGAAGTAGGAAAAAGAGTTGCCGAAGTTTTAATAAACAACGATTTTAAAATAAAATGGGATGGCTCTGCAAGAACTAAAATTGAAATTCCGGGTTTCAGATGGCAAAAGATTTTTGATGAAGACGCAAGAGATCTCCAGGATTACAGTGAAGTGGTAGACAGAATGGTTCAATAG
- the pyrR gene encoding bifunctional pyr operon transcriptional regulator/uracil phosphoribosyltransferase PyrR codes for MSQKVLLNSKEVTIILHRLACQLIEKHLDFSDTILVGIQPRGVFLAERLKQILENEYQVPEISLGYLDITFFRDDFRRTDKPLEANKTQINFIVENKKVIFIDDVLFTGRSIRSALTAIQSFGRPSEIELLVLIDRRFSRNLPIQPDYRGRQVDAINDEKVKVSWKENEGEDAVYLITN; via the coding sequence ATGAGCCAAAAAGTATTACTTAATTCAAAAGAAGTTACTATCATACTCCATCGTTTGGCTTGTCAGTTAATCGAAAAACACCTTGATTTCTCGGATACTATTTTAGTTGGGATTCAGCCAAGAGGCGTTTTTTTAGCTGAACGTTTAAAACAAATATTAGAAAACGAATATCAGGTTCCGGAGATTTCTTTGGGCTATCTGGACATCACTTTTTTTAGAGATGATTTTCGTCGTACTGATAAACCGCTGGAAGCCAATAAAACACAAATAAATTTTATAGTCGAAAACAAGAAAGTCATTTTTATCGATGATGTATTGTTTACCGGACGAAGCATTCGTTCTGCCTTGACCGCAATTCAGTCTTTTGGGAGACCTTCAGAAATCGAATTATTAGTGTTAATCGACAGACGTTTTAGCCGTAATTTACCTATTCAGCCCGATTATCGTGGTCGTCAGGTTGATGCTATAAATGACGAAAAAGTAAAAGTAAGCTGGAAAGAAAATGAAGGCGAGGACGCTGTTTATCTGATAACGAATTAA
- a CDS encoding VOC family protein, producing MKVKVIGIPVQDQEKALQFYTTKLGFIKKT from the coding sequence ATGAAAGTAAAAGTAATAGGAATCCCAGTCCAAGACCAGGAAAAGGCATTACAATTTTATACTACAAAATTGGGTTTTATAAAAAAAACATGA
- a CDS encoding VOC family protein encodes MPLGEGNRWLTVVSKDEPDGVEVLLEPSPNHFEPAKTYQKALFEAGIPYTQFNVDNLQEEFERLVHLGVEFSMKPTEMGNVKIVILDDTCGNKIQLIEMLS; translated from the coding sequence GTGCCTTTAGGCGAAGGTAACAGATGGTTAACGGTAGTTTCTAAAGACGAACCAGATGGCGTTGAAGTTTTATTAGAACCATCACCCAATCATTTTGAACCAGCAAAAACATATCAAAAAGCATTATTTGAAGCCGGAATTCCGTACACGCAATTTAATGTAGATAATCTCCAGGAAGAATTTGAACGTCTTGTACATCTTGGCGTAGAATTTAGCATGAAACCAACTGAAATGGGAAATGTGAAAATTGTCATTTTGGATGATACTTGCGGGAATAAAATTCAGTTGATTGAAATGTTATCGTAA
- a CDS encoding Fic family protein translates to MKPPYEITPEILKLIVSVSEKIGEVNAKYLVKQNPTLRKQNKIKTIHSSLSIEGNTLSEEQITAILENKRVVGPQKDIIEVLNALEVYDNLSSLKYQSEKDFLKAHKLLMKNLIEDPGTYRKKGVGIVKGAKVEHIAPPDQNVPFLMKDLFEYLKDKSEISLIKSCVFHYEMEFIHPFMDGNGRMGRLWQTLILMSEYKLFEFLPFETLISKNQEEYYKILSVCDKEGKSTHFISYMLQIIDTSLSSLLENSTKKLNETERLELFIENVKEEFTRKDYMKYFSDLSSATASRDLRTGVENQIIEKSGDKKTTVYIKK, encoded by the coding sequence ATGAAACCTCCATACGAAATAACTCCCGAAATATTAAAATTAATCGTTTCTGTCTCTGAGAAAATCGGAGAAGTAAACGCAAAATATTTAGTTAAGCAAAACCCAACATTAAGAAAACAAAATAAGATAAAGACAATTCATTCTTCGTTAAGTATTGAAGGAAACACATTGTCTGAGGAACAAATTACTGCAATTCTTGAAAACAAGAGAGTTGTGGGACCTCAAAAAGATATCATTGAAGTCTTAAATGCTTTAGAGGTATATGATAACTTAAGTTCCTTAAAATACCAGTCGGAAAAAGATTTTTTGAAAGCTCATAAATTGTTAATGAAAAATCTAATTGAAGATCCTGGAACTTACAGAAAAAAAGGAGTTGGAATTGTAAAAGGCGCAAAAGTAGAACATATTGCACCGCCCGATCAAAACGTTCCTTTTTTGATGAAGGATTTATTCGAATATTTAAAAGATAAATCTGAAATCTCCTTAATAAAAAGTTGTGTATTTCATTACGAAATGGAATTCATTCATCCTTTTATGGACGGAAATGGAAGAATGGGAAGACTATGGCAAACCCTGATTTTGATGAGCGAATATAAATTATTTGAATTCCTGCCTTTCGAGACGTTAATTTCAAAAAATCAGGAAGAATATTATAAGATTTTATCGGTTTGTGACAAAGAAGGAAAATCAACTCATTTTATTTCCTATATGCTACAAATAATAGACACTTCGCTTTCGTCGTTGCTTGAAAATTCTACAAAAAAATTAAATGAAACTGAACGGTTAGAATTATTTATAGAAAACGTAAAAGAAGAATTCACTAGAAAAGATTATATGAAATATTTTAGTGATTTGTCATCTGCAACAGCCAGCAGAGATTTAAGGACAGGTGTAGAAAACCAAATTATTGAGAAAAGTGGCGATAAAAAAACAACAGTATACATCAAAAAATAA
- a CDS encoding ABC-F family ATP-binding cassette domain-containing protein: protein MLTVNNLSVQFGKRILFDEVNTTFTHGNIYGVIGANGAGKSTFLKIISGDIDPTSGHIHLEPGKRMSVLNQNHNMFDEHTVLETVLMGNKVLYAVKKEMDELYLDYNDKNADRIGELQVQFEEMNGWNADSDAASMLSNLGINEEHHYTLMGDLEGKIKVRVLLAQALFGNPDLLIMDEPTNDLDFETISWLENFLANYENTVIVVSHDRHFLDSVCTHISDIDFGKINHYSGNYTFWYESSQLAAKQRAQQNKKAEEKKQELEEFIRRFSANVAKSKQATSRKKMISKLNISDIKPSSRRYPAIIFDQDREAGDQILNVENLEASVDGDLLFKGVDLNMAKGDKIVLFSKDSRATTAFYEILNNQQKADAGTFDWGITTNQAYLPAENHSFFENDLTLVDWLRQYAKTEEERDEVFIRGFLGKMIFSGEEALKTSRVLSGGEKVRCMLSRMMMERANILMLDEPTNHLDLESITAFNNSLKNFKGSVIFTTHDHEFAQTVGNRVVELTPNGAIDRYMTFDEYLDDEKVQELRTKMYAK from the coding sequence ATGTTAACAGTCAATAATTTATCAGTTCAATTTGGCAAACGAATTTTGTTTGACGAAGTAAATACCACATTCACACACGGAAATATTTATGGAGTTATTGGAGCCAATGGTGCTGGAAAATCTACTTTTCTAAAAATCATTTCGGGCGATATCGATCCAACTTCTGGCCACATTCATTTAGAACCGGGAAAACGTATGTCGGTTTTAAACCAAAATCACAACATGTTCGACGAGCATACGGTTTTGGAAACTGTTTTGATGGGAAATAAAGTTTTGTACGCTGTTAAAAAAGAAATGGATGAACTTTATTTAGATTACAACGATAAAAACGCAGACAGAATTGGAGAACTTCAGGTTCAGTTCGAAGAAATGAACGGTTGGAACGCAGATTCTGATGCCGCATCGATGTTGTCTAACTTAGGAATCAACGAAGAGCATCATTATACTTTAATGGGAGATCTTGAGGGAAAAATTAAAGTTCGTGTGCTTTTGGCGCAAGCACTTTTTGGAAATCCTGATTTGCTTATTATGGATGAGCCTACCAACGATTTGGATTTTGAAACCATCTCTTGGTTAGAAAATTTCTTAGCCAATTATGAAAATACAGTAATCGTAGTATCTCACGACCGTCACTTTTTAGATTCGGTTTGTACACATATTTCTGATATCGATTTTGGAAAAATCAATCATTATTCAGGAAACTATACTTTCTGGTACGAGTCTAGCCAATTAGCGGCAAAACAACGTGCACAGCAAAACAAAAAAGCCGAAGAAAAGAAACAGGAATTAGAAGAATTTATTCGTCGTTTTAGTGCGAACGTTGCCAAATCGAAACAAGCAACTTCTCGTAAAAAAATGATTTCTAAACTGAATATTTCAGATATCAAACCTTCAAGCCGTCGTTATCCGGCGATTATTTTTGATCAGGATCGTGAAGCTGGAGATCAGATATTGAATGTAGAAAATTTAGAAGCTTCTGTAGATGGAGATCTTTTGTTTAAAGGTGTAGATTTGAATATGGCAAAAGGCGATAAAATCGTTCTTTTTTCAAAAGATTCACGTGCTACAACAGCATTCTATGAAATTTTGAACAATCAGCAAAAAGCAGATGCAGGAACTTTCGATTGGGGAATTACAACCAATCAGGCTTATTTACCGGCAGAAAATCATTCATTCTTTGAAAACGATTTGACATTGGTAGACTGGTTACGTCAATACGCAAAAACAGAAGAAGAGCGCGATGAGGTATTTATTAGAGGATTCTTAGGGAAAATGATTTTCTCTGGAGAAGAAGCTTTAAAAACAAGCCGCGTATTATCAGGAGGAGAAAAAGTACGTTGTATGCTTTCGAGAATGATGATGGAAAGAGCGAATATCCTAATGCTTGATGAGCCAACGAATCACTTAGATCTAGAGTCGATTACAGCTTTCAACAACTCGCTAAAAAACTTCAAAGGATCTGTAATTTTTACTACACATGACCACGAGTTTGCACAAACAGTTGGTAATAGAGTAGTGGAGCTTACGCCAAACGGAGCAATCGACCGTTATATGACATTTGATGAATACCTTGATGACGAAAAAGTTCAGGAATTAAGAACAAAAATGTACGCGAAATAA
- a CDS encoding virulence RhuM family protein, protein MQAPILLYQTSQSNIEVEVTYLDESFWLSQKAMAQLFGIESHTITYHLGKIFQSKELDKDSVTRKIRATALDGKNYNTLFYNLDAIIAVGYRVNSSQATQFRIWATKTLKEFIIKGFVLNDEMLKNGKAFGKDYFEGLLERIREIRSSERRFYQKITDIYSLSANYEKESAETKTFFATVQNKLHWAITGKTAAEIIYTEADATKIYMGLSTWKDAPDGKIQKSDVSVAKNYLNDAHLQELNRIVSAYLDLAENYAKRQIIMQMEDWSVFLNNFLQLSSYPILNDKGKISHLEAKIKAEMEFNKYRIIQDREYLSDFDKEVIKLNKK, encoded by the coding sequence ATGCAGGCTCCTATTTTATTATATCAAACTTCTCAATCTAATATAGAAGTTGAAGTAACTTATCTTGACGAAAGTTTTTGGCTCTCACAAAAGGCAATGGCTCAGTTGTTTGGAATTGAATCACATACGATAACATATCATTTAGGAAAAATATTTCAATCTAAAGAATTAGACAAAGATTCAGTTACTCGAAAAATTCGAGCAACTGCTTTGGATGGCAAAAATTATAATACTTTATTTTATAATCTCGATGCAATTATTGCGGTTGGTTACAGAGTAAATTCTAGCCAAGCTACACAATTTAGAATTTGGGCAACTAAAACACTAAAGGAATTCATCATCAAAGGATTTGTTCTAAATGATGAAATGCTTAAAAATGGAAAAGCTTTTGGTAAAGATTATTTTGAAGGATTACTGGAGCGTATTAGAGAAATTCGTTCCTCTGAAAGACGATTTTATCAAAAAATAACTGACATATATTCTCTTTCAGCAAATTATGAAAAAGAAAGTGCCGAAACTAAAACATTTTTTGCAACGGTACAAAATAAACTACATTGGGCTATAACCGGAAAAACTGCTGCTGAAATTATTTATACAGAAGCTGACGCTACTAAAATTTACATGGGACTTTCGACATGGAAAGATGCTCCCGACGGAAAAATTCAGAAAAGTGATGTAAGTGTTGCTAAAAATTATTTAAACGACGCACATCTTCAAGAGCTTAACCGAATTGTTTCTGCTTATTTAGATTTGGCTGAGAATTATGCAAAAAGACAAATAATTATGCAAATGGAAGACTGGAGTGTTTTCCTGAACAACTTTCTACAACTTTCAAGTTATCCAATTCTAAATGATAAGGGCAAAATTTCTCACTTAGAAGCTAAAATCAAAGCTGAAATGGAATTTAATAAATATAGAATTATTCAGGACAGGGAGTATTTGTCTGACTTTGATAAAGAGGTAATAAAGTTAAACAAGAAATAA
- a CDS encoding TlpA family protein disulfide reductase, translating to MQKSINLILLFLIFNVSFAQSKYETPEVDPIQIQKTYTEWSAYQSKNIILSRDFIALDSNSKEISKESFLNQLANENFIPIRLKSEDSKYYYQLFQIQPNSDTSIKATINQIGFDAHKNFEMEGTPFPKFSFKDLNGNLITNESMKGKIIVIKCWYIHCTPCIKEFPQVNKLADEYKDRKDILFISLAEDSPEKLKAFLTKRPLKYSVVPNLKVYMNEALQLNSFPTHFILNKDGMIAKVLPNFESLEVALEKESKL from the coding sequence ATGCAAAAATCAATTAACCTTATTCTTTTATTTCTGATTTTCAATGTTTCTTTTGCTCAAAGCAAATACGAAACCCCTGAAGTAGACCCAATTCAAATTCAAAAAACATATACAGAGTGGTCTGCGTACCAAAGCAAAAATATCATACTTTCGAGAGATTTTATAGCATTAGATTCAAATTCAAAAGAAATTTCAAAAGAATCCTTCCTAAATCAATTGGCAAACGAAAACTTCATCCCAATCCGATTAAAATCAGAAGATTCAAAATATTATTATCAGCTATTCCAAATTCAGCCCAATTCAGATACCAGTATAAAAGCCACCATCAATCAAATTGGTTTCGATGCCCACAAAAATTTCGAAATGGAAGGAACTCCCTTTCCAAAATTCTCTTTCAAAGATTTAAACGGGAATCTGATAACAAATGAATCCATGAAAGGGAAAATAATTGTCATAAAATGCTGGTACATTCACTGTACGCCCTGCATCAAAGAATTTCCTCAGGTAAATAAACTAGCAGACGAATACAAAGACCGAAAAGATATCCTGTTTATAAGTCTCGCCGAAGATTCACCGGAAAAATTAAAGGCTTTTTTAACGAAACGACCTTTAAAATATTCGGTAGTTCCAAACCTGAAAGTATATATGAATGAAGCTCTGCAGCTCAATTCATTCCCAACACATTTTATTCTGAACAAAGACGGTATGATCGCAAAAGTACTGCCTAATTTTGAGAGTTTAGAAGTGGCTTTGGAGAAAGAAAGTAAATTGTAG
- a CDS encoding prolipoprotein diacylglyceryl transferase, translated as MTFPFQFEIFEKTFYWHFIFETLAFFVGIRIYYFLKKRIQDPISDTNRLIIMIGAMIGALIGSRVIALLENPSQIAHQTFLSLYQNKTVAGGFLGGLLGVELIKKCIGVKIASGDLYVIPIIVALFIGRIGCFSMGIAEPTFGNETTFFTGMNLGDGLKRHPIALYEMVFMILLFIFFEKIKTKNLINGDRFKLFMVLYFLFRFLVEFIKPYEPLFLHLSSIQWSSIFIFGYYWKFLCRIFAFKNN; from the coding sequence ATGACATTCCCCTTTCAATTTGAAATCTTTGAAAAAACATTTTACTGGCATTTTATATTTGAAACTTTGGCTTTTTTTGTTGGCATCAGAATCTATTATTTTCTAAAAAAAAGAATTCAGGATCCCATATCAGACACGAATCGTTTGATCATTATGATTGGTGCCATGATTGGAGCCTTAATAGGTTCAAGAGTAATTGCTTTACTCGAAAATCCATCACAAATTGCTCATCAGACTTTTTTAAGTTTATATCAAAATAAAACTGTGGCCGGAGGATTTTTAGGAGGATTATTGGGTGTTGAATTAATTAAAAAATGCATTGGTGTAAAAATTGCTTCGGGAGATTTATATGTAATCCCAATTATCGTGGCATTATTTATTGGCCGAATTGGCTGTTTTTCAATGGGAATTGCTGAACCTACCTTTGGTAACGAAACGACATTTTTTACTGGAATGAATTTAGGTGACGGATTAAAAAGACATCCGATTGCTTTATACGAAATGGTATTTATGATTTTGCTTTTTATTTTTTTTGAAAAGATAAAAACTAAAAACCTGATTAATGGTGACCGATTTAAGCTTTTTATGGTTTTATATTTCCTCTTTCGATTTTTAGTCGAATTCATAAAACCTTACGAACCTTTATTTCTTCATTTAAGCAGTATTCAATGGAGTTCTATATTTATTTTTGGATATTACTGGAAGTTTCTTTGCCGAATATTTGCCTTTAAAAACAATTAA
- a CDS encoding radical SAM protein — translation MKTRDYIFYDYTKSLCHHCLALVDTKIVFQDDKVWMLKHCKTHGEMKSMIADDVNYYKQLRNYNKQSEMPLKFNTKVHYGCPYDCGLCTDHEQHSCLTIVEVTDRCNLACPTCYASSAPNYGRHRTLEEIEKMFDTVVANEGEPDVVQISGGEPTVHPEFFKILDIAKSKPIKHLMLNTNGIRIAKDINFVEKLATYMPDFEIYLQFDSFKPEVLEKLRGEDLTEVRKKAIEHLNQFNISTTLVITLQKGENDDEIGQIIEYALQQKCVRGVTFQPTQVAGRNDNYDDISGRITLTEVRRKIYEQYPVFTPQDLIPVPCNPDALCMAYALKIDGEVFPMTHLINPEDLLNNSKNTIVFEHDEKLKTHMLNLFSTGISVDCAEGEFSELMCCLPRVQSDTLNYNNLFRILIMNFMDAHDFDVRAVKKSCVHIVSDKMKIIPFETMNLFYRDNKIEKIREKLNV, via the coding sequence ATGAAAACGCGCGATTATATATTTTACGATTATACCAAAAGTTTGTGCCACCATTGTCTGGCTCTTGTAGATACTAAAATTGTATTTCAGGATGACAAAGTCTGGATGCTGAAACATTGTAAAACGCATGGCGAAATGAAATCTATGATTGCTGATGATGTCAACTATTATAAGCAGCTTCGTAATTACAACAAGCAATCTGAAATGCCATTAAAATTCAATACAAAAGTGCATTACGGATGTCCTTATGATTGTGGATTATGTACCGATCATGAACAACATTCTTGTTTAACAATTGTAGAAGTTACAGACCGATGCAATCTCGCCTGCCCTACTTGTTATGCAAGTTCGGCTCCTAATTATGGCAGGCATCGAACTTTAGAGGAAATCGAAAAAATGTTTGATACGGTTGTGGCAAACGAAGGAGAACCGGATGTGGTTCAGATTTCGGGAGGAGAACCAACTGTGCATCCGGAATTTTTTAAAATTTTAGATATTGCCAAAAGCAAGCCTATTAAACATTTAATGCTAAATACAAATGGTATTCGTATTGCAAAAGACATCAATTTTGTAGAAAAACTGGCTACTTATATGCCTGATTTCGAAATCTATCTTCAGTTTGATAGTTTTAAACCTGAAGTCTTGGAAAAATTAAGAGGTGAGGATTTAACAGAAGTTCGCAAAAAAGCAATCGAACATTTGAATCAATTTAATATTTCAACCACATTAGTAATCACACTTCAAAAAGGAGAAAACGATGATGAAATTGGTCAGATAATCGAGTATGCATTACAACAAAAATGTGTGCGCGGCGTTACTTTTCAGCCTACACAAGTTGCAGGACGAAATGACAATTATGATGATATTTCAGGAAGAATAACATTGACCGAAGTGCGTAGAAAAATCTATGAACAATATCCTGTTTTTACTCCACAAGATTTAATTCCGGTTCCCTGTAATCCAGATGCTTTGTGCATGGCGTATGCGCTAAAAATTGACGGAGAAGTATTTCCTATGACACATTTGATCAATCCTGAAGATTTGCTGAATAACTCAAAAAATACTATAGTTTTTGAGCACGACGAAAAACTAAAAACACATATGCTCAATTTATTTAGTACGGGAATATCTGTAGATTGTGCCGAAGGTGAATTTAGTGAACTGATGTGCTGTTTACCAAGAGTACAATCTGACACACTGAATTACAATAATTTATTCCGTATTCTTATTATGAATTTTATGGATGCTCATGATTTTGATGTTAGGGCAGTTAAAAAATCATGTGTGCATATTGTCAGTGATAAAATGAAAATTATTCCGTTTGAAACTATGAATTTATTTTACAGGGATAATAAAATTGAAAAAATAAGAGAAAAATTAAATGTTTAA